In Halorhabdus rudnickae, the following proteins share a genomic window:
- a CDS encoding GNAT family N-acetyltransferase — MSQSLVPDSGARPLTVRRFKPTDADRVWEVHKTAIEDSPLPFVSKPSFDADLRNIPEHYFEAGGTFLVGCLDGTVIATGGMAPTQEHAIELRRLRVMPKHQQKGYGTALLEKLEGFARRQAFDRITLHTDDVLTVAQSLYEDNGYEETHREPHPILDGEVIFYEKPL; from the coding sequence ATGAGCCAGTCCCTGGTCCCTGATTCGGGAGCTCGCCCGCTGACTGTCCGGCGTTTCAAGCCCACGGATGCCGATCGTGTCTGGGAGGTCCACAAAACGGCTATCGAAGACTCACCGCTGCCGTTCGTTTCCAAGCCCTCCTTCGATGCGGACCTGCGAAACATTCCGGAACACTACTTCGAGGCTGGCGGGACGTTCCTCGTTGGCTGTCTCGACGGAACCGTGATCGCGACCGGCGGAATGGCACCCACACAGGAGCATGCGATCGAACTGCGACGCTTGCGCGTCATGCCGAAACACCAGCAGAAGGGGTACGGAACGGCGCTGCTCGAGAAGCTGGAGGGGTTCGCACGCCGGCAAGCGTTCGATCGCATCACCCTGCACACAGACGATGTGTTGACCGTCGCCCAATCGCTGTACGAGGACAACGGCTACGAGGAGACCCATCGGGAACCACACCCGATACTCGATGGAGAAGTCATTTTCTACGAAAAGCCGTTGTGA
- the nikB gene encoding nickel ABC transporter permease — protein sequence MPGRRDLSWAVRGGLSRLCSVSVVALGASLITYGLIYLTPGDPAHTILAQQLRREPTAAEMAAFRAEHGLDEPFVQQYLSWLVDAIHGDFGSSYYGSQSVRELLALHLPNTAELAIAAIVVAVVIAIPLGILSAVQYDTWIDHTAQIGALLGVSIPNFWLGYLLILVFSLGLGLTPVSGSGTVGHLVLPAITLGTAMAGIITRIVRTSVLDELGKDYVVVARSKGVRERLVVYKHALRNALIPVVTVIGLQFGFVLNGAVVVEVVFQRPGLGTLLVDAVFARNYPVVQGVVLVTAIVFVLINQLVDLAYVAIDPQVESGVRS from the coding sequence ATGCCTGGCAGGCGGGATCTCTCATGGGCAGTCCGTGGTGGTCTTTCCCGGCTATGTTCGGTCAGCGTCGTCGCGTTGGGAGCGTCGCTGATCACCTACGGGCTAATCTATCTGACGCCCGGCGACCCCGCCCATACGATCCTTGCCCAGCAGCTACGGCGTGAGCCGACGGCCGCCGAAATGGCCGCCTTTCGAGCCGAGCACGGACTGGACGAACCGTTCGTCCAGCAGTATCTATCCTGGCTCGTCGACGCGATTCACGGGGACTTTGGCTCGTCGTATTACGGTAGCCAATCCGTCCGGGAACTGCTGGCGTTGCATTTGCCAAACACTGCCGAGTTAGCCATCGCGGCGATCGTCGTTGCGGTCGTGATCGCGATCCCGCTTGGCATTCTCAGTGCTGTCCAGTACGATACGTGGATCGATCATACCGCTCAGATCGGGGCGCTGCTGGGTGTCTCGATCCCGAACTTCTGGCTGGGATATCTTCTCATTCTCGTCTTCTCGTTGGGACTGGGACTGACACCGGTCTCGGGATCGGGCACAGTTGGGCATCTCGTCTTACCTGCGATCACGCTCGGTACCGCGATGGCCGGGATCATCACCCGGATCGTCCGCACGTCGGTCCTCGATGAACTGGGCAAAGATTACGTCGTCGTTGCGCGCTCGAAGGGCGTCCGCGAGCGTCTCGTGGTCTATAAACACGCGCTTCGCAACGCGCTCATCCCGGTCGTGACAGTCATCGGGCTACAATTTGGCTTCGTGTTGAACGGGGCCGTCGTCGTCGAAGTCGTCTTTCAGCGGCCGGGTCTGGGGACGCTCCTGGTCGATGCGGTCTTTGCCCGGAATTATCCCGTCGTCCAGGGCGTCGTCCTCGTCACGGCGATCGTGTTCGTCTTGATCAACCAGCTGGTCGATCTGGCATACGTCGCGATCGATCCACAGGTCGAGTCGGGTGTTCGGTCGTGA
- a CDS encoding cytochrome ubiquinol oxidase subunit I yields the protein MYAQIVESALGAGAVLDGWALFLPVEFASRAQFGWTISVHILFAALSIGLAPFIVYFTWKDVRTDDERYTRLRSFWLKVFAVGFVMGTVTGIPMSFQFGTNFPQFSAVAGELIGGPLAFEAKMAFFLEAVFLGVLLFGREKVSDRTYFLSSVLTGFGAWLSGFWILVVNAWMQTPRGFEMISRNGMEVAKLTDPIAAFFTPRMTWMYVHMINASVISVALLVAGVAAYILWKKRDAGSWNTALKIAVLILIVAAPLQAVHGDAYGRHVEDTQPQKFAAMEAHYETGTADLHLFAVPTDPSALTDPRAENLFAISLPRVGSFLASGGDFDAVVQGLDEYEENPPVALVFWSFRFMVGLGFLFIALAFWGGYLIYRDRLSESSRYLKVMIAASPLGYAALLTGWYVTEIGRQPWVIQDVLTTSDAVSPTLTSAEATASLIAFVVIYVGLVLAALYVLRWLIEDELRELGVEESANDHWYGPIPGVTSDD from the coding sequence ATGTACGCACAGATAGTCGAAAGCGCACTCGGGGCCGGAGCGGTGCTGGACGGATGGGCACTGTTCTTGCCGGTCGAGTTCGCGAGTCGGGCCCAGTTCGGGTGGACGATCAGCGTGCACATCCTCTTTGCGGCCCTTTCGATCGGGCTCGCGCCCTTTATCGTCTACTTCACGTGGAAAGACGTCAGGACAGACGACGAGCGCTACACGCGGTTGCGCTCGTTCTGGTTGAAGGTCTTCGCCGTCGGGTTCGTCATGGGAACTGTGACAGGAATCCCGATGAGCTTCCAGTTCGGGACGAACTTCCCGCAGTTCTCGGCGGTCGCGGGTGAGTTGATCGGCGGCCCGCTGGCCTTCGAGGCGAAGATGGCCTTCTTCCTCGAAGCCGTCTTCCTCGGTGTGTTACTGTTCGGCCGCGAGAAAGTCAGCGATCGGACCTATTTCCTCTCGTCGGTGCTGACTGGCTTTGGGGCCTGGCTCTCTGGCTTTTGGATCCTGGTCGTCAATGCCTGGATGCAGACGCCCCGGGGTTTCGAGATGATCTCCCGCAACGGGATGGAAGTCGCCAAACTGACCGATCCCATCGCCGCGTTCTTCACGCCCCGGATGACCTGGATGTACGTTCACATGATCAACGCGTCAGTGATCTCCGTGGCGCTGCTGGTGGCCGGCGTCGCCGCCTACATCCTCTGGAAGAAACGCGATGCGGGGTCCTGGAACACGGCGCTGAAGATCGCGGTCCTGATCTTGATCGTCGCCGCGCCATTGCAGGCGGTCCACGGTGACGCCTACGGCCGCCACGTCGAGGACACCCAGCCCCAGAAGTTCGCCGCCATGGAGGCCCACTACGAGACCGGGACGGCCGATCTGCACCTCTTTGCCGTCCCGACCGATCCAAGCGCGTTGACCGACCCGCGGGCGGAGAACCTCTTTGCGATAAGCCTCCCCAGAGTCGGGTCGTTCCTCGCCAGCGGGGGTGATTTCGACGCCGTCGTACAAGGACTCGACGAGTACGAGGAGAACCCACCGGTCGCGCTCGTGTTCTGGTCGTTCCGGTTCATGGTCGGACTCGGGTTCCTGTTCATTGCGTTGGCATTCTGGGGCGGGTACCTCATCTATCGGGATCGTCTCTCTGAGAGCAGCCGCTATCTGAAAGTGATGATCGCCGCGTCACCGCTGGGTTATGCCGCATTACTCACCGGGTGGTACGTCACGGAGATCGGCCGCCAGCCGTGGGTGATCCAGGACGTACTCACGACGAGCGACGCCGTCTCCCCGACGCTGACTTCGGCGGAGGCGACTGCGAGCCTGATCGCGTTCGTGGTCATCTATGTCGGCCTGGTGCTGGCCGCGCTGTACGTCCTCCGGTGGCTGATCGAGGACGAACTTCGCGAGCTCGGGGTCGAGGAATCCGCAAACGATCACTGGTACGGCCCGATCCCGGGGGTGACCAGCGATGATTAA
- a CDS encoding NAD(P)/FAD-dependent oxidoreductase: MPRSICVVGGGIAGAGAAFALPDAVDVTVLESEAIGGRLASRHREGCIYDHGADHLRLAADDRTDLVRRVAGEALVEITAPIHQFDAEGTITDRPDEFTRWSGANGIDEIVWAFLEAADPAIEEGTTVTGLARRDDEWVVSVAGDRRRFDAVVLATPAAATAVLLEAADWEASGRRRLAEVAGDVPHRTVDVVALHYPFAVEVPYYGLVSVERASDVVWVGRQECKPGHVPAGESLLMVQLGALWSAANAGARAQETALEVAHRIAPLVGDDRLREPDWWDHHRWGRGLPAGRPEDSLCDRTLEDALAVAGDWVAGVGQAHAALDSGLTAGRKLAEHFGLESTV; this comes from the coding sequence ATGCCACGGTCGATCTGTGTCGTCGGTGGCGGGATCGCCGGTGCCGGTGCCGCATTTGCCCTCCCCGATGCGGTCGACGTGACGGTCCTCGAATCCGAGGCCATCGGCGGCCGCCTCGCCAGTCGACACCGCGAGGGCTGCATCTACGATCACGGGGCAGATCACCTTCGGCTGGCGGCCGACGATCGTACGGACCTCGTGAGACGTGTCGCGGGTGAGGCACTGGTCGAGATCACCGCACCGATCCATCAGTTCGACGCCGAGGGGACGATCACCGACCGACCGGACGAGTTCACGCGTTGGAGCGGCGCGAACGGCATCGACGAAATCGTCTGGGCCTTCCTCGAGGCGGCTGACCCGGCGATCGAGGAAGGCACGACCGTCACCGGACTCGCCCGCCGAGACGACGAGTGGGTGGTGTCCGTCGCGGGCGATCGCCGCCGGTTCGACGCGGTCGTGCTGGCGACGCCGGCCGCCGCGACGGCGGTCTTACTCGAGGCCGCCGACTGGGAGGCGTCCGGCCGTCGGCGACTGGCCGAGGTCGCTGGTGACGTCCCGCATCGGACCGTCGATGTCGTGGCGTTGCACTATCCCTTCGCAGTTGAGGTCCCCTACTACGGACTGGTCAGCGTCGAGCGAGCCAGCGACGTGGTCTGGGTGGGTCGCCAGGAGTGTAAACCGGGCCACGTTCCTGCCGGTGAGTCGCTTTTGATGGTCCAACTCGGTGCGCTGTGGTCGGCCGCCAACGCCGGTGCGCGCGCTCAGGAGACGGCCCTGGAGGTCGCCCACCGCATCGCTCCCCTGGTTGGCGACGACCGGCTACGGGAACCCGACTGGTGGGATCACCATCGGTGGGGCCGGGGGCTGCCGGCCGGTAGACCGGAGGACTCGCTGTGCGATCGCACGCTCGAAGACGCCCTCGCGGTCGCCGGCGACTGGGTCGCTGGCGTCGGTCAGGCACACGCTGCCCTCGACAGCGGACTGACAGCCGGCCGGAAACTGGCCGAGCACTTCGGTCTCGAGTCGACGGTCTGA
- a CDS encoding ASCH domain-containing protein yields the protein MAHKDVEDILPGGHLTEQALSGDVTQIHRGQAYAEEGDTFEIEDTTFEVTDVTHRMLGDLTDEDAQREGSPDLDHYRQRLQHAHDNFEWDDDSEVVRHRFEQV from the coding sequence ATGGCACACAAAGATGTCGAAGACATCCTTCCCGGCGGCCATCTGACTGAACAAGCGCTTTCCGGCGATGTGACACAGATTCATCGCGGTCAGGCCTACGCCGAGGAGGGCGACACCTTTGAAATCGAGGACACCACGTTCGAAGTGACCGACGTGACCCACCGAATGCTCGGCGATCTGACGGACGAAGACGCACAGCGCGAAGGGTCCCCAGATCTGGACCACTACCGGCAGCGACTCCAACACGCTCATGACAACTTCGAGTGGGACGACGACAGTGAGGTTGTCCGCCACCGCTTCGAGCAAGTCTGA
- a CDS encoding dipeptide ABC transporter ATP-binding protein — protein MSNSLTVENLSVRFRTAGRPVRAVDGVSFELEAGEVLGLVGESGCGKSATANSLVRLEAPGEITRGTITFDGTDLTETDERTLGRLRGQELATIFQDPASSLNPGFPVGEQIDEAVRIRKQPRQQSLLGEITSHLCRHGQTNNPAKVRQAMQAAGIHQPDEWIDAYPHQLSDGLRQRVMIAMALARRPSLLIADEPTTALDTTTQAAIHETLRTLNREYGMGMLFITHDLGLVSELCDRVLVMYDGSIVERGQTDAVLTAPSHPYTKSLLDCIPRRSEPGTTLPTIDGDVPERTTAPSGCPFAHRCPSVTAACRDGPPETVEVAPSHTVECAVPSAREPRTVQRTAPALIDGQHAADGGTASTDRQSAGIDSGARRENDVSGTPAAAASETDTTPDGSDPILALDGLSKTFRTSDAITDRLVGAAERRTALENVSLSVQAGTTMGLIGESGCGKSTLLKLIAGLETPTAGTVRLHGEAVGSVDGRTADQRSEIGVVFQNPQRSINPKQTVREVIAEPLYEAGWGRQRRDERVESLLDSVGLPVEYAERQPRQLSGGQIQRVAIARALALGPSIVLLDEPTASLDVSAQATILNLLASLQRDLGLTYLLVSHDLEVVHHMADRLAVMYFGQLVEVGPATAVFTDPSHPYTRTLLDAIPGIDAETDTDTGMAQTPQPATSGCAFRSRCPAETDICRKCDPSFEPLGAVHTRCHHPEEPDGGGSRSSAVPEGQRAPPDKAHESSTEQSNQPTSGESPGANSETSNSGATTDN, from the coding sequence ATGAGCAACTCCCTCACTGTCGAGAACTTATCAGTTCGATTTCGGACAGCCGGCCGTCCCGTCCGTGCAGTCGATGGCGTCTCTTTCGAACTCGAGGCGGGTGAGGTCCTCGGGCTGGTCGGCGAGAGTGGCTGTGGGAAATCGGCAACAGCCAACTCGCTCGTCCGCCTCGAAGCGCCCGGCGAGATCACCCGCGGGACGATCACGTTCGACGGGACTGATCTCACCGAAACCGACGAACGGACGCTTGGGCGACTACGCGGTCAGGAACTGGCGACGATCTTCCAGGATCCCGCGTCCTCGCTCAATCCCGGATTTCCCGTCGGCGAACAGATCGACGAAGCCGTGCGGATCCGCAAGCAGCCACGCCAACAGTCCCTGCTCGGTGAGATCACGTCCCATCTGTGCCGGCACGGACAGACGAACAACCCCGCGAAGGTTCGACAGGCCATGCAGGCGGCGGGCATCCACCAGCCTGACGAATGGATCGATGCCTACCCACACCAGCTGAGTGACGGTCTCCGCCAGCGTGTCATGATCGCCATGGCGCTGGCACGTCGCCCGTCACTACTTATCGCCGACGAACCGACGACAGCCCTGGATACGACGACACAGGCGGCGATCCACGAGACCCTCCGGACGTTGAATCGCGAGTACGGCATGGGTATGTTGTTCATCACCCATGATCTGGGTCTCGTCTCGGAGCTATGTGATCGCGTCCTCGTCATGTACGACGGATCGATCGTCGAGCGTGGCCAGACCGACGCGGTACTGACGGCCCCGAGTCACCCATACACCAAGTCTCTGCTCGATTGTATTCCACGGCGTTCGGAACCCGGGACCACTCTACCGACGATCGACGGTGACGTCCCCGAGCGGACTACCGCGCCGTCAGGCTGTCCGTTTGCCCACCGCTGTCCGTCCGTGACTGCGGCCTGCCGTGATGGGCCACCTGAGACCGTCGAGGTCGCCCCCAGTCATACCGTCGAGTGTGCCGTTCCGAGCGCGCGAGAACCCCGGACTGTCCAACGAACGGCCCCGGCACTTATCGACGGACAGCACGCTGCTGACGGGGGGACAGCTTCGACGGATCGACAGTCCGCGGGGATCGACTCAGGTGCGCGCCGCGAGAACGACGTGAGCGGTACCCCGGCGGCCGCCGCGAGTGAGACCGACACTACGCCAGACGGATCGGACCCGATCCTCGCTCTGGACGGCCTGAGCAAAACCTTCCGAACGTCGGATGCGATCACGGACCGACTCGTCGGGGCGGCCGAGCGACGAACTGCCCTCGAAAACGTCTCGCTGTCGGTGCAAGCGGGGACGACGATGGGGCTGATTGGCGAGAGCGGGTGTGGGAAATCGACCCTGCTTAAGCTGATCGCCGGGTTGGAGACGCCGACCGCGGGGACCGTTCGCTTACACGGCGAGGCTGTCGGTAGCGTCGACGGACGAACGGCCGACCAGCGTTCGGAGATCGGTGTCGTCTTCCAGAACCCACAGCGCAGTATCAATCCGAAACAGACCGTCCGGGAAGTCATCGCCGAGCCGCTGTACGAAGCCGGATGGGGGCGACAGCGGCGGGACGAACGTGTCGAATCCTTGCTCGACTCGGTCGGGCTACCGGTCGAATACGCCGAGCGACAGCCCCGACAACTCTCGGGCGGACAGATCCAGCGAGTGGCGATCGCTCGGGCCCTCGCGTTGGGTCCGTCGATCGTGTTGCTCGACGAACCGACGGCATCACTGGACGTCTCAGCCCAGGCAACGATTCTCAATCTGCTCGCCTCGCTGCAACGCGACCTCGGACTGACGTATCTTCTGGTCTCACACGATCTGGAAGTCGTCCACCACATGGCTGACCGACTGGCAGTCATGTACTTCGGCCAGCTCGTCGAAGTCGGCCCGGCAACGGCGGTCTTTACCGACCCATCTCATCCCTATACACGGACATTGCTGGACGCGATTCCGGGAATCGATGCCGAGACGGACACAGATACCGGGATGGCACAGACACCGCAACCAGCAACGTCCGGGTGTGCCTTTCGCTCGCGATGTCCGGCTGAGACCGACATCTGTCGGAAGTGCGACCCGTCGTTTGAACCGCTCGGTGCGGTTCACACACGATGTCACCACCCCGAGGAGCCGGACGGAGGGGGGTCCAGAAGCTCTGCCGTCCCGGAGGGACAGCGAGCGCCACCCGACA
- a CDS encoding cytochrome d ubiquinol oxidase subunit II, which produces MIKPLIIPVDSYLHPALPEVWFGVVMFALTMYVVLDGFDFGIGMLYATRDNEADRETLLSAFGPIWDANEVWLIAFGTMTLAAFPDVYSRLLADNYLIALGFVLALLFRGIGPELREQREDEQWQRACDWSFIGGSTLAPFLFGVLAGSWVFSVGAISLPAILTGVGLVAVSAVTGAAFIAAKTRPALAGEMRDLGILATLAYLGGVVVLLAVVIWTDAGGAAGTILSIPGIAIVGLSVVAGLGGIVLALRDRYRAWLSAALALPTLLSLLVALLLYPTIYPATGLTVSDAVVSPLALNLTTILGLPVLLVVLWYFKFLYGVFSGPIESEGYGV; this is translated from the coding sequence ATGATTAAACCGCTGATCATCCCGGTTGATAGCTACCTCCATCCGGCGCTGCCGGAGGTCTGGTTCGGCGTCGTCATGTTCGCGCTGACGATGTACGTCGTCCTGGACGGTTTTGACTTCGGGATCGGGATGCTGTATGCGACTCGCGATAACGAGGCCGATCGAGAGACGCTGCTTTCGGCGTTCGGACCGATTTGGGACGCCAACGAGGTGTGGCTGATCGCCTTCGGGACGATGACACTTGCCGCCTTCCCGGATGTATACTCGCGCCTGCTTGCGGATAACTACCTGATCGCACTCGGATTCGTCCTCGCCCTGTTGTTCCGCGGCATCGGCCCGGAACTGCGCGAGCAACGCGAGGACGAACAATGGCAGCGAGCCTGTGACTGGTCGTTTATCGGCGGGAGTACGCTCGCGCCCTTTTTGTTCGGCGTGCTCGCTGGCTCGTGGGTGTTCAGCGTCGGCGCGATCTCGCTGCCCGCCATCCTGACCGGCGTCGGTCTGGTCGCCGTCTCGGCGGTCACCGGCGCGGCGTTCATCGCGGCCAAGACCAGGCCGGCGCTTGCCGGAGAGATGCGTGATCTCGGCATTCTCGCCACGCTTGCGTACCTTGGCGGCGTGGTCGTCCTGCTGGCGGTCGTGATCTGGACCGACGCCGGCGGGGCTGCCGGGACGATCCTTTCGATTCCCGGTATCGCCATCGTCGGCCTCTCGGTCGTGGCGGGGCTCGGCGGGATCGTCCTCGCACTCCGGGATCGCTACCGTGCGTGGCTCTCCGCGGCGCTCGCGCTTCCGACGCTGTTGAGCCTGCTGGTCGCGCTCCTGCTGTACCCGACGATCTACCCGGCGACTGGACTGACCGTCAGCGACGCCGTGGTCTCACCGCTGGCACTCAATCTCACTACGATCCTCGGGCTCCCGGTCCTCCTCGTCGTCTTGTGGTACTTCAAGTTCCTCTATGGCGTCTTCAGCGGCCCAATCGAGAGTGAGGGGTACGGCGTATAG
- a CDS encoding NOG1 family protein translates to MSHPFENLPTTPTSEELIDKAFSRAARSGRAKQGHEAQESMLQTASNILSDNLENVVTAWPDFDDLDPFYRELADAERSVDELRQHLSEVTWASRKTDDIRDEYQSRLRNADVDGARKLRKQAFARLADVTREVSDDLAALGEARNALRAFPDIRPDEPAIVVAGYPNVGKSSFVNRVTRADNEIAAYPFTTTQIHVGHVERDHIRYQLVDTPGLLDRPPAERNDIENQAISALEHLADAVLVMVDASGECGFPIDVQLDLRDDVVERFEDAPVLTVANKADRSRSVEADHYMSVTEDDNVEGVLDAAIEAVGYEPELPFEE, encoded by the coding sequence ATGAGCCATCCATTCGAGAACCTCCCGACGACCCCGACGTCGGAGGAACTCATCGACAAGGCCTTCTCGCGGGCCGCCCGGTCCGGCCGAGCCAAGCAGGGCCACGAGGCCCAGGAGTCGATGCTCCAGACTGCGTCGAACATCCTCTCGGACAACTTAGAGAACGTCGTCACGGCTTGGCCGGACTTCGACGACCTTGACCCGTTCTACCGGGAACTGGCCGACGCAGAGCGTAGCGTCGACGAGTTGCGACAGCACCTCTCGGAAGTCACGTGGGCCAGTCGAAAGACCGACGACATCCGCGACGAGTACCAGTCGCGGCTGCGTAACGCCGATGTCGACGGCGCGCGCAAGCTCCGCAAGCAAGCGTTCGCCCGGCTGGCGGACGTTACCCGCGAGGTGAGCGACGACCTCGCGGCACTGGGCGAGGCCAGAAACGCACTCCGAGCGTTCCCCGACATCCGGCCCGACGAACCAGCAATCGTCGTCGCGGGCTACCCCAACGTCGGGAAGTCCTCGTTCGTCAACCGCGTGACGCGGGCCGACAACGAGATCGCCGCGTACCCGTTCACGACCACGCAGATCCACGTCGGTCACGTCGAACGGGATCACATCCGCTACCAGTTGGTGGACACGCCGGGCTTGCTCGATCGGCCACCGGCGGAGCGCAACGATATCGAAAACCAGGCGATCAGTGCCTTGGAGCACCTCGCAGATGCCGTACTCGTCATGGTCGATGCCAGTGGCGAGTGTGGCTTCCCGATCGACGTGCAACTCGATCTCCGGGACGATGTCGTCGAACGCTTCGAGGACGCCCCCGTCCTGACGGTCGCCAACAAAGCCGACCGATCACGGAGCGTGGAGGCTGACCACTACATGAGCGTCACCGAGGACGACAACGTCGAGGGCGTTCTCGACGCAGCGATCGAAGCCGTCGGGTACGAGCCCGAACTACCATTCGAGGAGTGA
- the hisE gene encoding phosphoribosyl-ATP diphosphatase, which translates to MTDDAILDELFAVIEDRKETLPEDSYTADLFTHEKGENAVLEKLGEESTELLLAAKDDDREEIAHESADIVYHLLVLLAMKDMDLADLRAELRERR; encoded by the coding sequence ATGACCGACGACGCAATCCTCGATGAGTTGTTCGCGGTGATCGAGGACCGTAAGGAAACGCTACCCGAGGACTCCTATACGGCCGACCTGTTCACCCACGAGAAAGGCGAGAACGCCGTCCTGGAGAAACTCGGTGAGGAGTCGACGGAATTGCTGCTCGCCGCGAAGGACGACGACCGCGAGGAAATCGCCCACGAGAGCGCCGACATCGTTTATCACCTGCTGGTTCTGCTGGCGATGAAAGACATGGATCTGGCGGATCTGCGGGCGGAGTTGCGGGAACGGCGGTAA
- the nikC gene encoding nickel transporter permease, with protein sequence MIDQLLARWPTLRSVRTAIDSGRRRVRSAPPKVTLGGAIVALLGVVAIVGPLVTPYDPATQALRTRLAAPSLAHPLGTDELGRDVATRLVYGARLSLGLALLVTAIRLVVGTVLGLVAGLAGGIVDASLMRLVDVQLAFPGLILALVVAGILGPGLGSIVLAISVVGWASYARVVRGSVLSVKNNSFVQSSKLYGTPRWRIAGRHLLPNVMNPVIVLATLDLGTVVISVASLSFLGVGAQPPTAEWGMMVNAGRDHLRSAWWLITVPGVAIMLTVIGFNLLGDGLRDLLDPDQQALEQRRRA encoded by the coding sequence GTGATCGACCAGCTACTCGCCCGGTGGCCGACGCTCCGGTCAGTCCGGACCGCGATCGATTCAGGGCGACGTCGGGTCCGGTCGGCCCCGCCGAAAGTCACACTCGGGGGCGCGATCGTCGCCCTGCTGGGCGTGGTTGCGATCGTGGGGCCGCTGGTGACACCGTACGATCCGGCGACCCAGGCTCTTCGTACCCGACTGGCAGCGCCCTCGCTGGCACACCCACTTGGGACAGACGAACTCGGGCGCGACGTCGCCACACGGCTGGTCTACGGGGCTCGTCTCTCGCTTGGACTTGCCCTCCTCGTGACGGCGATCCGACTGGTCGTCGGGACGGTCCTTGGACTGGTCGCAGGCCTTGCCGGCGGCATCGTCGACGCTTCCTTGATGCGTCTCGTCGATGTCCAACTGGCCTTCCCGGGACTCATTCTGGCGCTTGTCGTCGCCGGCATTCTCGGTCCCGGGTTGGGGAGTATCGTCCTTGCAATCTCGGTCGTCGGCTGGGCCTCGTATGCGCGGGTCGTCCGGGGTAGCGTCCTCTCGGTGAAGAACAACTCCTTTGTTCAGTCCTCGAAACTGTATGGAACCCCCCGCTGGCGCATTGCCGGTCGACACCTGCTACCGAACGTGATGAATCCGGTCATCGTGTTGGCGACGCTGGATCTCGGAACGGTCGTCATCTCGGTCGCCAGCCTGTCTTTTCTCGGCGTCGGCGCACAGCCACCGACCGCCGAGTGGGGCATGATGGTCAATGCCGGCCGTGATCACCTTCGGTCGGCGTGGTGGCTCATCACGGTCCCCGGTGTCGCAATCATGCTGACCGTCATTGGGTTCAATCTCCTTGGCGATGGCCTGCGGGATCTTCTGGACCCGGATCAACAGGCCCTCGAACAACGGAGGAGAGCATGA
- the pdxT gene encoding pyridoxal 5'-phosphate synthase glutaminase subunit PdxT, whose translation MAITAGVVAVQGDVNEHAEAVVEAAADHGEAATVIEIRESGLVEDCDVLLMPGGESTTISRLIHREGIAAEIREHVASGKPVLATCAGLIVAASDAGDDRVETLDLLDVHVQRNAFGRQKDSFEAPLDVDGLDESFHAVFIRAPVISEVGDVDVLATWDGRPVAVRDGPVVGTSFHPELTGDHRIHELAFFE comes from the coding sequence ATGGCCATTACCGCCGGCGTCGTCGCCGTCCAGGGCGACGTGAACGAACACGCCGAGGCCGTCGTCGAGGCCGCCGCCGACCACGGCGAAGCTGCCACAGTCATCGAGATCCGCGAGTCCGGTCTCGTCGAGGACTGTGACGTGTTACTCATGCCCGGCGGCGAGTCGACGACCATCTCCCGGCTGATCCACCGCGAGGGAATCGCCGCCGAAATCCGCGAGCACGTCGCCAGTGGCAAGCCCGTACTGGCGACCTGTGCGGGCCTGATCGTCGCCGCGAGCGACGCCGGCGACGACCGGGTCGAGACACTCGATCTGCTGGACGTTCACGTCCAGCGCAACGCCTTCGGCCGACAGAAGGACAGTTTCGAGGCCCCGCTCGACGTCGACGGGCTGGACGAGTCGTTCCACGCGGTGTTCATCCGCGCGCCGGTCATCAGCGAAGTCGGTGATGTCGACGTCCTCGCCACCTGGGACGGTCGACCCGTCGCGGTCCGCGACGGGCCAGTGGTCGGGACCTCTTTTCACCCGGAATTGACCGGCGACCACCGGATTCACGAACTCGCATTCTTCGAGTGA